Proteins from one Pontibacter korlensis genomic window:
- a CDS encoding FtsK/SpoIIIE family DNA translocase has translation MAKNTYRDDTLQAGRKNEVRGKNEPRGANVPKGQKPKKEKKKWSFRIPLPQINLRLGFMQDRRFKLTVGFSFLLFSFFLTIAFVSYLFTGNADQSVVETVSGTGLKESGQEAENWLGLFGAWLSHFFINDLVGIGAFFLIPVLFFTGSKIVFKRANVSLSYVLGLCSFCMLWLSLTMGYIVFSTNTVGRLGFLGGAVGVESAIWLNSLIGWGSWLLLGFLLLVFIVSFFNITSINWSSPKPATLATQAVGAERNYAESLGDVLGAKTNNINHNADPTASLAFEEAEEEVPFDDEDEEINRALEMELNALQQQKKSEPPAAPEKPASPSLELDIDLPEEDELLEEEELEEEPEMALQIEETPEEETVIGDMENYDPTLDLARYQYPNLELLNDYGANKIQVTKEELEANKDKIVETLANYNISIASIKATIGPTVTLYEIVPDAGVRISKIKNLEDDIALSLAALGIRIIAPIPGKGTIGIEVPNTKKEMVSIRSILSTEKFMKSDMDLPIAFGKTITNEVFVTDLAKMPHLLMAGATGQGKSVGLNTILTSLLYKRHPSQLKFVLVDPKKVELSLFNKIERHFLAKLPDTDEAIITDTKKVVNTLNSLCMEMDMRYDLLKDAGCRNLKEYNRKFVERKLNPQKGHRFMPYIVLVIDELADLMMTAGKEVETPIARLAQLARAIGIHLVVATQRPSVNVITGIIKANFPARISFKVTSKIDSRTILDAGGADQLIGQGDMLFSIGSDMIRIQCAFVDTPEVDRICEHIGEQQGYSDAYLLPEFVGDEGGNEKADFDPSNRDPLFEEAARVIVQHQQGSTSLLQRRLKLGYNRAGRLIDQLESAGIVGPFEGSKAREVLIPDEYSLEQLLNTLG, from the coding sequence ATGGCCAAGAACACTTACAGAGATGACACGCTGCAAGCAGGGCGGAAGAATGAGGTGCGTGGTAAGAATGAGCCACGTGGGGCAAATGTGCCGAAAGGACAGAAGCCGAAGAAAGAGAAGAAAAAATGGTCTTTCCGAATTCCGCTACCCCAAATTAATCTAAGATTAGGCTTTATGCAGGACCGCCGTTTTAAGTTAACGGTAGGCTTCTCTTTTCTGCTTTTCTCATTTTTCCTGACCATAGCCTTCGTGTCTTACCTGTTTACAGGCAATGCTGACCAAAGCGTGGTGGAGACAGTAAGTGGTACCGGCTTAAAGGAGTCGGGGCAGGAGGCAGAGAACTGGTTGGGCCTTTTCGGTGCCTGGTTGTCGCACTTCTTTATCAATGATCTTGTAGGCATCGGTGCCTTCTTCCTGATACCTGTACTTTTCTTTACAGGCTCTAAAATTGTTTTTAAGCGAGCTAATGTGTCGTTAAGCTATGTGCTGGGGCTGTGCAGCTTCTGCATGCTTTGGCTGAGCCTGACAATGGGTTATATCGTTTTCTCGACTAATACAGTAGGCAGGCTTGGCTTTCTGGGAGGTGCAGTAGGCGTGGAGTCTGCTATTTGGCTTAACAGCCTGATTGGCTGGGGATCCTGGCTGCTGTTGGGCTTCCTGCTACTGGTGTTTATTGTTAGCTTCTTTAATATCACAAGTATAAACTGGAGCAGTCCTAAACCTGCCACACTGGCTACCCAAGCCGTTGGCGCTGAAAGAAATTACGCAGAGAGTCTGGGCGACGTGCTAGGCGCGAAGACAAACAACATCAATCATAATGCTGATCCAACCGCTTCATTAGCCTTTGAGGAAGCAGAAGAGGAAGTGCCGTTTGATGATGAGGACGAAGAGATAAACCGTGCACTGGAGATGGAGCTGAATGCACTTCAGCAGCAGAAAAAGTCTGAACCGCCAGCAGCTCCGGAAAAGCCTGCTTCACCGTCTCTGGAACTGGACATAGACCTGCCAGAGGAGGATGAACTGTTGGAAGAGGAAGAGCTGGAAGAAGAGCCTGAAATGGCGCTCCAGATAGAAGAGACGCCGGAGGAGGAGACAGTGATTGGGGACATGGAAAACTACGACCCTACGCTGGACTTAGCCCGTTATCAGTATCCGAACCTGGAGCTCCTAAACGACTATGGAGCTAACAAAATCCAGGTTACGAAGGAGGAGCTCGAGGCTAACAAAGATAAGATTGTAGAAACGCTGGCGAACTATAACATCAGCATCGCCAGTATCAAAGCCACTATCGGTCCAACTGTTACCCTTTATGAGATTGTTCCGGATGCCGGGGTGCGTATCTCTAAGATCAAGAACCTGGAAGATGATATTGCCCTTAGCTTAGCGGCTCTAGGTATTCGTATTATTGCGCCAATTCCAGGTAAGGGTACGATTGGTATTGAGGTACCGAATACGAAGAAGGAGATGGTATCTATCCGCTCTATACTTTCCACGGAGAAGTTTATGAAGAGCGATATGGATTTGCCGATTGCCTTCGGTAAGACTATCACCAACGAAGTGTTTGTAACGGATTTGGCTAAAATGCCACACTTGCTGATGGCGGGAGCTACCGGCCAGGGTAAATCGGTTGGTCTTAACACTATCCTGACATCGTTACTATACAAGCGCCACCCATCCCAGCTAAAGTTTGTTCTGGTTGACCCTAAGAAGGTGGAATTGTCGCTGTTCAATAAGATTGAGCGCCATTTTCTGGCTAAGCTGCCGGATACCGATGAGGCTATCATTACCGACACGAAGAAGGTAGTGAATACGCTGAACTCGCTGTGTATGGAGATGGACATGCGCTATGACTTACTGAAGGATGCAGGCTGCCGAAACCTGAAGGAGTACAACCGCAAGTTTGTTGAGCGTAAGCTAAACCCACAGAAGGGCCACCGCTTTATGCCGTACATCGTGCTGGTAATTGACGAGTTGGCTGACTTGATGATGACAGCTGGTAAGGAGGTAGAAACTCCGATTGCCCGTCTGGCACAGCTGGCTCGAGCCATTGGTATACACTTGGTAGTGGCTACGCAGCGTCCGTCGGTAAACGTCATTACAGGTATCATTAAAGCTAACTTCCCGGCCCGTATCTCCTTCAAAGTAACCTCTAAAATCGACTCCCGCACCATTCTGGATGCCGGTGGTGCTGACCAGCTGATTGGTCAGGGTGATATGCTTTTCTCTATCGGTTCTGACATGATTCGTATTCAGTGTGCCTTTGTAGACACGCCAGAGGTAGATCGCATCTGTGAGCACATTGGAGAGCAGCAGGGCTATAGCGATGCGTATTTGTTGCCTGAGTTTGTGGGTGATGAAGGTGGAAACGAGAAAGCCGACTTCGACCCGAGCAACCGCGATCCATTGTTTGAGGAAGCCGCTCGCGTGATTGTGCAGCACCAGCAGGGAAGCACCTCATTGTTGCAGCGCCGCCTGAAGTTAGGCTATAACCGCGCCGGCCGCTTAATAGATCAGCTGGAGTCTGCCGGTATAGTGGGACCTTTTGAAGGAAGTAAGGCCCGCGAAGTTTTAATTCCGGACGAGTACAGTTTGGAACAGTTATTGAATACACTTGGATAG
- the xerD gene encoding site-specific tyrosine recombinase XerD, protein MNWRICLKQFEEYLKLEKSLSKHSVEAYGRDIRKLVEFLDAKSLQVAPEDITPSILRDFLEWINELGMTSHSQARTLSGIRAFYKFLIMEDMMQTDPTDTIEAPKLDRKLPDTLAFHEIEQLLSAIDLSTPEGTRNRAMLETLYSSGLRVSELLDLRISNLYADAGFLKIAGKGEKERLVPIGRDALKHIRLYREGVRCHLNIKKGHEDILFLNRRGAKMTRVMVFTIIKDLAAKAGIQKTVSPHTFRHSFATHLIEGGADLRAVQEMLGHESITTTEIYTHLDRDYLKQVIKDFHPRS, encoded by the coding sequence ATGAACTGGCGCATTTGTCTGAAGCAATTTGAGGAGTATCTGAAGCTGGAAAAGTCGCTGTCGAAGCATTCGGTAGAGGCTTACGGACGTGACATACGCAAGCTGGTGGAGTTTTTGGATGCCAAAAGCCTACAGGTAGCGCCGGAAGATATTACGCCGTCCATTCTTCGTGATTTCCTGGAGTGGATCAACGAGCTGGGCATGACCTCCCATTCACAGGCTCGCACCTTGTCTGGCATCCGTGCCTTCTATAAGTTTCTTATTATGGAAGACATGATGCAGACCGATCCTACTGATACTATAGAGGCTCCAAAGCTGGACCGTAAGCTGCCAGACACCCTGGCCTTTCATGAAATTGAACAACTACTGTCGGCCATAGACCTTTCTACACCGGAAGGTACCCGCAACCGTGCCATGCTGGAGACGCTCTACAGTTCGGGCCTGCGTGTTTCTGAACTGCTGGATCTGCGCATCAGTAATCTTTATGCCGATGCAGGATTTCTGAAAATAGCCGGTAAAGGTGAGAAAGAACGTTTAGTGCCAATCGGTCGTGATGCTTTGAAGCACATAAGGCTTTACCGAGAGGGCGTGCGTTGCCACCTCAATATCAAAAAAGGGCACGAGGATATCTTATTCCTTAACCGCCGTGGCGCTAAAATGACCCGAGTGATGGTATTCACCATCATCAAGGATTTGGCAGCCAAGGCTGGGATCCAGAAAACAGTAAGTCCACACACCTTCCGCCACTCCTTTGCTACCCATTTGATTGAGGGCGGTGCTGACTTGCGTGCTGTGCAGGAGATGCTGGGGCACGAGTCCATTACCACCACCGAAATTTATACTCACCTCGACCGCGATTACCTCAAGCAGGTGATTAAAGATTTCCACCCAAGAAGTTAA
- a CDS encoding quinone-dependent dihydroorotate dehydrogenase: protein MYKSLLRPLLFQLDPEKVHYLSTDALRASLKLPFAKSLTQSMFKVEDRRLERELFGLKFPNPVGLAAGFDKDAKLVDELGELGFGFVEIGTLTPKPQHGNDKPRLFRLPQDQAIINRMGFNNEGVDAAVRRLEMRRSNIIVGGNIGKNKVTPNEEALNDYLYCFKALFHVVDYFVVNVSSPNTPDLRALQDKEPLKKLLVSLQEENQKMGTPKPLLLKIAPDLNLAQLNDIIEIAIEAKLSGIIGTNTTVSRQGLLTPEVRVQEIGMGGLSGKPLTVHSTQIIQHLRTFLPPEIRLIGVGGIMAADDAIDKMNAGADLVQLYTGFIYEGPSLISQINKKLLSR from the coding sequence GTGTATAAGAGCCTGCTACGCCCGCTGCTTTTCCAACTCGATCCTGAGAAAGTTCACTATCTCTCTACCGATGCTTTGCGTGCTTCTTTGAAGCTGCCCTTCGCTAAAAGCCTTACCCAAAGTATGTTTAAGGTGGAAGATAGGAGGCTGGAGCGTGAGCTGTTTGGGTTGAAGTTTCCAAACCCGGTAGGGCTGGCGGCAGGCTTTGATAAAGATGCCAAACTGGTAGATGAACTGGGGGAGCTGGGGTTTGGCTTCGTTGAGATCGGTACGCTTACTCCAAAACCGCAGCATGGCAACGACAAGCCACGCTTGTTCCGTCTGCCACAGGACCAGGCCATCATCAACCGTATGGGCTTTAATAACGAGGGTGTGGACGCAGCGGTAAGAAGGCTGGAAATGCGAAGGAGTAATATTATTGTAGGAGGTAACATCGGCAAGAATAAAGTCACTCCAAATGAGGAGGCGCTAAATGATTACCTCTACTGCTTTAAGGCACTGTTCCACGTGGTGGATTACTTTGTGGTAAACGTAAGCTCTCCGAACACGCCCGACCTACGAGCACTACAGGACAAAGAGCCGCTGAAAAAGTTGCTTGTGTCGCTTCAGGAGGAGAACCAGAAAATGGGTACGCCTAAGCCGCTGCTGCTCAAAATAGCCCCGGACCTGAACCTGGCACAGCTAAACGACATCATTGAAATTGCTATTGAGGCTAAACTGAGCGGAATTATTGGTACTAACACTACCGTTAGTCGCCAAGGACTTCTAACACCAGAGGTACGCGTGCAGGAGATAGGCATGGGTGGCCTAAGTGGCAAGCCTCTTACTGTGCATTCTACCCAGATAATACAGCACCTGCGCACGTTTTTACCGCCTGAGATTCGTTTGATCGGCGTGGGTGGTATTATGGCTGCCGACGATGCTATAGACAAAATGAATGCGGGCGCGGACTTGGTGCAGCTTTACACCGGCTTCATCTATGAGGGGCCATCACTGATAAGCCAGATCAACAAAAAATTACTCTCCAGATAA
- a CDS encoding LolA family protein — translation MKKLLSLLLVVLMFVSVANAQQDPQATKILNAMSQKYRTMKAFKADFAQTLENPSAKVKETMNGSITVSGDKYRLGVSGQEIISDGKTMYTFLKDANEVTITETDEEAEAMAPSKIFDMYKKGYKYAYAGTETVGGVKHDVVELSPEDRKNPIYKVRLYISQKDKTLRSWQMFRNNGNRYTYTISNFQANPTLATDAFTFNKAKYKGVSVVDLR, via the coding sequence ATGAAAAAATTACTCTCCTTACTGCTGGTTGTGCTGATGTTTGTATCCGTGGCGAATGCGCAGCAGGATCCTCAGGCTACTAAGATACTCAATGCCATGAGCCAGAAGTACCGTACCATGAAAGCCTTTAAAGCTGATTTTGCCCAGACCCTGGAGAACCCTTCTGCCAAGGTGAAGGAAACCATGAACGGCAGCATTACCGTGAGCGGCGACAAGTATAGATTAGGTGTGAGTGGCCAGGAAATTATCAGCGATGGTAAAACAATGTACACTTTCCTAAAGGATGCCAATGAGGTAACTATAACCGAGACAGATGAAGAGGCAGAAGCTATGGCTCCCAGCAAGATCTTCGACATGTATAAGAAGGGCTACAAATATGCTTATGCCGGCACCGAAACAGTTGGAGGCGTGAAGCACGATGTAGTAGAGCTTTCACCAGAAGACCGCAAGAACCCGATCTACAAGGTGCGTCTGTACATCAGTCAGAAGGACAAAACTTTAAGAAGCTGGCAGATGTTCCGTAACAACGGAAACCGCTATACTTATACTATTAGCAACTTTCAGGCAAACCCAACACTTGCCACTGATGCCTTCACTTTCAACAAAGCCAAGTATAAAGGCGTAAGTGTAGTAGACTTAAGGTAA
- a CDS encoding DUF1456 family protein produces MTKNDILRRIRYTFDFGDDKMIALFGSGGKQVTRAEVSNWLKKEDDPEYKELNDEHLAAFLNGFINEKRGKKEGPQPEPEKRLNNNVILRKFKIALNLKDEDMLEILELAKFRLSKHELSAFFRKPDHQHYRPLKDQILRNFLHGMQIKYRGQD; encoded by the coding sequence ATGACCAAAAACGATATACTCCGCCGCATCCGCTATACCTTTGATTTCGGTGATGATAAAATGATTGCACTTTTCGGTTCAGGTGGGAAGCAGGTAACACGTGCTGAGGTAAGCAACTGGCTGAAGAAAGAGGACGACCCGGAGTACAAGGAGTTGAATGATGAGCACCTGGCGGCATTTCTCAATGGCTTTATCAACGAAAAGCGTGGCAAAAAAGAAGGACCACAGCCCGAACCGGAGAAGCGGCTGAATAATAATGTCATCCTACGTAAATTTAAGATCGCCTTGAACTTGAAGGACGAGGACATGCTGGAGATACTTGAACTTGCAAAATTCCGCTTGAGCAAACACGAGTTGAGTGCCTTTTTCCGTAAGCCTGACCACCAGCATTACCGCCCTCTGAAAGACCAGATTCTACGCAATTTCCTGCACGGTATGCAAATTAAGTACAGAGGGCAAGACTGA
- a CDS encoding transposase, with product MTQPYYGRCGQQSIDPVVFFKLCLVAHLENIASDRKLIEHCSLRLDLLYFLDYQLDEPLPWHSTVSRTRQLLPAELFEEVFTRVLSLCVEAGMVSGHTQAVDSALVKANASMDALELKVAPETLNAHLQQVRAISRGDRKALINRATEEQRTLTAS from the coding sequence CTGACTCAGCCCTACTACGGGCGCTGTGGCCAGCAGTCGATTGACCCGGTCGTTTTCTTCAAGCTCTGCTTGGTGGCGCACCTGGAGAACATCGCCTCCGACCGCAAGCTCATCGAGCACTGCAGCCTTAGGCTGGACCTTTTGTACTTCCTTGATTACCAGCTCGACGAGCCGCTGCCCTGGCACTCGACTGTCTCCAGAACCCGCCAGCTCCTGCCCGCCGAGCTCTTTGAAGAGGTCTTCACCCGCGTGCTTTCCCTGTGCGTGGAGGCCGGTATGGTTTCCGGCCACACCCAAGCCGTAGATTCAGCCCTGGTCAAAGCCAACGCCTCCATGGATGCGCTCGAGTTGAAAGTAGCACCGGAAACACTCAATGCGCACCTGCAGCAGGTCCGGGCCATCAGCCGCGGAGACCGCAAGGCGCTCATCAACAGGGCCACAGAAGAGCAACGCACCCTCACGGCCAGCTGA
- a CDS encoding transposase, with translation MDPDARIAVKPGKARKLCYLLQLSVDTHRHVITHVQADHADKKDSICLPGVVKHLNQRLHQLGLGCTALLADTGYCSGENYALLEREGITAFIPPHGTYVGGPEGFTYVREGDYWLCPEGKKATFRKEIVNAKRNNVRSRLYLTTRKDCKGCPRKEGCIGKQHEKKVNITSFREEYERAITRVQSRWGRHMKRLRQATVEPVLGTLLDFLGMRRVNTRGLGLAHKGMLMAAAAYNLQKLLRFTPKTSQAAVMALPRPELEAFFNLILATLKRSEIRNGIGTRSYARVVQQLPLLAIIIFFCSSFYR, from the coding sequence GTGGACCCCGACGCCCGCATCGCCGTAAAGCCGGGCAAGGCCCGCAAGCTCTGCTACCTCTTGCAGCTCTCGGTCGACACGCACCGCCACGTGATCACGCACGTGCAGGCGGATCATGCCGACAAGAAGGACAGCATCTGCCTGCCCGGCGTAGTCAAGCACCTGAACCAGCGGCTGCACCAGCTGGGGCTGGGCTGCACGGCCCTGCTGGCCGACACCGGCTACTGCTCGGGGGAGAACTACGCTTTGCTGGAGCGGGAGGGCATCACGGCCTTCATCCCGCCCCACGGCACCTATGTGGGCGGGCCCGAGGGCTTCACCTACGTGCGGGAGGGTGACTACTGGCTGTGCCCCGAGGGCAAGAAGGCTACCTTCCGCAAGGAGATCGTCAACGCCAAACGCAACAACGTCCGCTCCAGGCTCTACCTGACCACGCGCAAGGACTGCAAGGGCTGCCCCCGCAAAGAGGGCTGCATCGGCAAGCAGCACGAGAAGAAAGTCAACATCACCTCCTTCCGCGAGGAGTACGAGCGGGCCATCACCCGCGTCCAAAGCCGCTGGGGCAGGCACATGAAGCGGCTCCGGCAGGCCACCGTCGAGCCGGTGCTGGGCACGCTGCTCGACTTCCTGGGCATGCGCAGGGTCAACACCCGCGGGCTAGGGCTGGCCCACAAGGGCATGCTGATGGCCGCCGCAGCCTACAACCTGCAGAAGCTCCTGCGCTTTACCCCGAAAACAAGCCAGGCAGCCGTCATGGCCCTGCCCAGGCCGGAGCTGGAAGCATTCTTCAACTTAATTTTGGCTACTCTGAAGAGAAGTGAAATCAGAAATGGGATAGGGACCAGAAGTTACGCTAGAGTTGTGCAACAGCTACCTTTGTTGGCCATAATTATTTTTTTCTGCTCTTCATTTTATAGATAA
- a CDS encoding zinc ribbon domain-containing protein YjdM, with protein sequence MKQCPKCNSPYGYSMGEETYACPECGNEWNPNEVEEEAGLKVVDANGNILQDGDSVVVVKDLPVKGAPKPVKAGTKVKNIRLTDGDHNIDCKIDGFGSMALKSEFVRKA encoded by the coding sequence ATGAAGCAATGCCCAAAATGTAATTCGCCTTATGGCTATTCGATGGGTGAGGAAACCTACGCTTGCCCTGAGTGCGGAAATGAGTGGAACCCGAATGAGGTGGAAGAGGAGGCAGGGCTAAAGGTAGTAGATGCAAACGGAAATATTCTGCAGGATGGCGACTCTGTGGTGGTAGTTAAAGATTTACCTGTAAAAGGTGCTCCAAAACCTGTAAAGGCCGGAACAAAAGTAAAGAACATACGATTGACGGACGGAGATCACAATATAGACTGCAAAATAGATGGCTTCGGCTCAATGGCACTTAAATCTGAGTTTGTAAGAAAGGCATAA
- a CDS encoding DUF7683 domain-containing protein, whose translation MKVIRQFNVFDRETDKLVEEILITDFKLEEIKGVIRPSKHDPALYDCYEVEGSLKEYFEGLGYSFDLESKIYFLCCFQDKE comes from the coding sequence ATGAAAGTAATAAGGCAGTTTAATGTCTTCGACAGAGAAACAGATAAGTTAGTTGAAGAAATACTTATTACTGATTTTAAATTAGAAGAAATAAAAGGAGTTATCCGACCATCAAAGCATGACCCAGCCTTGTACGACTGCTATGAAGTAGAAGGAAGCCTTAAAGAATATTTTGAAGGACTAGGTTATAGTTTCGATTTAGAAAGTAAGATTTACTTCTTGTGTTGCTTTCAAGATAAGGAATAG
- the pyrF gene encoding orotidine-5'-phosphate decarboxylase, whose translation MTREQLFEQILNKKSYLCIGLDTDPLKLPQHLLDLEDPVFEFNRQIIEATADLCVAYKPNIAFYEAQGPQGWVSLQKTLQVVPKDIFTIADAKRGDIGNTSELYARAFFDNMDFDSVTVAPYMGADSVKPFLTQDGKWVILLALTSNAGSQDFQMLRLEDGNEEYLFEQVLRTSQQWGNADQLMYVVGATQAEYVQRVRQLVPDNFLLVPGVGAQGGSLAEISRLGMNRQCGLLVNSSRAIIYASSGKDFAAKAREAALVVQREMEILLEELLVG comes from the coding sequence ATGACAAGAGAGCAGCTTTTCGAGCAGATACTGAATAAGAAATCTTACCTGTGCATCGGCCTGGATACAGACCCCCTGAAACTCCCTCAGCACCTGCTGGACCTGGAGGATCCGGTTTTCGAATTTAACCGCCAGATTATAGAAGCTACCGCCGATCTATGTGTGGCCTATAAACCTAATATTGCTTTCTATGAGGCACAGGGGCCGCAGGGGTGGGTAAGCCTGCAAAAGACGCTGCAGGTAGTTCCTAAGGATATTTTCACAATTGCTGATGCCAAGCGTGGCGATATTGGAAATACTTCAGAGCTGTATGCCCGTGCCTTTTTCGACAACATGGATTTTGACTCTGTTACAGTTGCTCCTTACATGGGTGCCGATTCTGTAAAGCCTTTCCTGACGCAAGATGGTAAATGGGTAATTCTGCTGGCGCTTACCTCTAACGCCGGTAGCCAGGATTTCCAGATGCTGCGCCTGGAGGATGGTAACGAGGAGTACCTGTTCGAGCAGGTGCTCAGAACTAGCCAGCAGTGGGGCAATGCCGACCAGCTGATGTATGTGGTTGGAGCTACGCAAGCGGAGTATGTGCAGCGCGTACGCCAGTTAGTGCCGGATAATTTCCTGCTGGTACCGGGCGTAGGTGCACAGGGAGGTAGCTTAGCGGAGATTTCTCGTTTAGGTATGAACCGCCAGTGCGGTCTGCTGGTAAACTCTTCACGCGCTATCATCTACGCCTCTTCGGGTAAAGATTTCGCAGCAAAAGCTCGTGAAGCAGCCCTGGTTGTACAGCGGGAGATGGAGATACTACTTGAGGAACTGTTGGTAGGGTAA